The sequence GATCATCTTTACATTAAAATACTATAAATCAAAATTATCCTTCCACAAGGTGATGATACTTGTGAATGATCTAAAATTAGTGCTAGCATGTTAGATATAAGCACAATTCTAGGAATGTGGATGAGGAACCAAGCAACTTGGTCAAGTCAATCAATTATGAAGGTATGGCACATATAGGTATGTAtgaaatgaagaatttaatcttcGTGTAATATTGCCTAAGATAGATGGATTCACATATTATGAATGTTATAATATACATTGATATGATAAGTTCTATTGAATGAATCAAGTTGGGAAGCTGAGTAAGATAGTGATTTCAAAATTTGCAAATAGGTCGAATCTAAAAGTTCCATAACAATAAGTTATATCTTAAATGAGTCTATCGATATTAGGATGGCCTTATGAGCATCTTGGAACTATCTAATTAAGATTTTGTATAATGATTCCTTTCTTGTAGATACTTCCAATGTTGAATCTATGAAAAAGCATGCAATAGTCAATACCATTTCTTATGAGTTTGGACATATAATGTTTAAACATTGAGTTAAGTAAACATTACTTAGACAAGAAGGAATATTTCAAAAAATGttcaatttaattttgatttatgggTGCTAACATGGACTAATTTCAAATTATTGTTTTTATAAGTTTGATATCTAGGTTGAAACATCGCGAGGGAGAGAACATTGTTAGAGAGGGGGGAACCTGGCTTTGTGAAACTAAAGGGAAATGATGaaatacacacacatatttatgATTTGTCATTGGAAATGACTACTTTGATGAATATGCATGCTTGCATTGTCATAAATGTTTGCAAAAATAAAAGTTATAATGTCTTCAATTAATGGTAGTGCTAACCATGTCTGGTATGAATCTTGTTAGCCTTGTTTTTGGTATGATGATAGATTTTGATTGGTGCATTAGAACAATGCATATTTTTAGGGAAAAGTATGGCATAACCTTAATTGTTTTATTTATTCCCTTTGATGATTGATTATATAgaaattgtaaaatgtttttttttaatttatctcaCATGATTTGAAAGATAAAGATAATTGCATGGATagagtttgataaaaaaaaatattttattatcttcAATTATAAACTCTTAGTGGAATTCATTTAAGATAGGGTTATATTGGCATTCTTTGAAAGAGTACTAATTTTAGATAAATTGAgtaggaaaaggtggaaggagtaAGTTAATaaggaattttttttattgattttgcatgTTAGTTATGGGGATGTCAAGATCATTTTGATAGGAAATTAATGGAAGGGATAGAAATTAAATACCATGATGCCTAGAGGAAGTTATTTTACTATACGTTGAATTAATctctttcaaattttattttagatcaaatttggtagcatgtgTAGGTGTAGAAGTTTAATATATCTAGTGGGAAAAGAGTAAAATTATGGGAGAGTCATTAATTTGGAACAAATTTAAAAATAGATTCTCCAACTTTTAGATCAGAAAGTCATTTCAAAAAGTAGGAAGCTCGGCAACCTTGATGCAAAGAAGATGATTAATTATGGGAAGAAGAAGCTAGACCATGGGAAAAGAAATATCTAGtgttataaatatttttaattactaGGTATGTCCTATAGAACTTTAATTATTTCTTCATTAATTTATTAAGGAAGATGTCTACAACATATATGGATTGGTCTCCTTTTTTGTATCACACTTTGTGTTTGTTGTTCTACCATGTATCTTCAATTCAACTAcatattttgattttttctctCCCACTAATAATAATCTATTTATTTTGCATGCCTTTCTatgcttctacattttgcatgTATTATAAATGGAGTAGTTGCTATTATTAGTTGCACAAAACCTACAACTGCAACATCCATGAATCCATATTTTCTTTGTTTCCTCACAAATTGTTAATTTATCCACATTTACATGAATTATTCAAGCATATCTCTAAATATATTTTGACCATAACCAATAATGCATTGTATATGATATCATCTTGCTTGTAGATATCTTGCATGTGCCTCCATAAGTAGCTTTAGACTTGAAAAGTATGATTTATTTTTTccaatcttattaatttattaatatggaGGTCCTAACATAGAAAGTGAAATATTTATTGAAAAGGTTGATTTCAATGTCTAACATAAGCCAAAAAATTGGCACACACTAATTTGGATTATCATTTTTCCACTATTATATTCTTTACTATCTCTGAATAAATGTTCCTATCAATTTGAATAATATTTGGTGTTTCCCATTAGTCTTTTCGTTTAAGGGTTAATCTAGACCCTTGACTACTTCTTCTTTGGTCCTCATTCATTATTTCTTATGTAACTACTCCTTAGGCATAACACTACACCTTATTCTTTGCATATTTTGTTCAATTAGACACTTGACTTTTCCTATGTCCTCCTTGCTCCTCAATCTTACCTTCATTCCATATTAACTCCTTACTTATATCTTTGTTGTTGGAAGTTTTTTTTACCTTGTGTTGTGCCTACATCACCAATACTCATTGGTGATAATCAAAGgacaaaataaaaatatacatgTTTCATTGATTATTGATCTTTAATGATATAGTTAAACAACCTATGTAGTATTTAGAGGGTATTATAGAGTATGTTGTTTGGTTGTGGTTGATGAAAGattcaaatatttattatttttggtCCCACAAATAAATTATTGTGATTTATATTAGCAAACTCATAGtcacaaattatttaattaaaaacatgaTTGAAACATAACAATATTGTAATCATTTAAATGGTCAATCATTTTATTAATTTAAGAAATAATTACATTCATATTTATACTAaacaaataatattatattaaatttgtatttaatttcTTTGATTCCaataactactatttttttttaattgtattaaacataaaaaattgcatattattaaatatatatattaatatattccaAAGCAATATGTATATTCTACCATTTTAcagaaatatatattttattgtataTTTATTTATTGCAAGTCTTGTATCGAAGTCTATTCATGTATATAttattctatatttatttattataactCTTGCATCAAAGGCTATTCATGGGTACATGGCTGCTTATGCATTTTGTCCTTAAAACTCTAAAATAAAACTAGAAATCAAATAGCAGTTGAGAACGAAATATTGCATTTTGTTTTTTGTGTGACAACATATTGCGCAATCATGTTGCAAGAAGCTaatgttattatatctatatttattaataaaaagtcTTTAAACTGCTCACAGCCTTACATTGAGTGTATTGGCCGCATGAACATGGCAACGTTTGAATTTTGTccctaaataataaaataaaactaaaaaacaaatacCAGTTTAACTGCAACAAGAAAAAATTGCCCTTTTTTTTAATGCGAGGCAACATATTCAACACTCATGTGCAACAAACAACTTTGAATTGTCTCATATTATCCTACAAATACCTTCTTGTGCTAACACTCAGAGCTGTGGATTGAAGTACAGTTCTCAAAGTGAGGAGAACATCTGTGGTAAGACCGGCCGTCCAAACCGCCGTGCAGACCATGTTCCTCTCCAATCTTGATCTTTTTTGTTTACCCATCAACAACGTTCAAAGGCTTTTCTTCTACACACAGTCTCCTTTGAACGATTATTCTTCATTAATACAAGGGATGAAAAAAAGCCTCTCCTCAGTTTTAGTGTATTTCTATCCTCTGGCTGGTCGGTTGAAGAAAGGAGATTCTGGCAGAACGGAGGTTGATTGCAACGATGAAGGCGTGGAATTTAGGGAGGCATCAATTAACATACCCTTCAAAGATTTGGAGAAAGACGGGTTTCACCGTAAATCCTTCTTCCCAAAGCTTGTCCACGAAATCCATCTTTCTGTTGATGAAAACTACAGTAGACCGCTTCTGTTAATACAGGTATTTAAACAGCTTTTATATTTTATATCACTTGTGAAACCCTTATCAATTTCTTTACTCTTAAAGAACGTTGGATATTTTAGGCTACAACTTTTGAGGGAGGCGGGATATGCATAGGAACCATCTTTCATCACGTTATAAATGATGGAAATTCATATTGGCATTTCATGACATCATGGGCAGAGTGTAGCAGAGGTGTCCCCCTTGCCAAACCTCCTCAGCACGCCAGAACAGTTTTCAAACGAGATAAGAAGAGTCCCCTGTCGATTTCTTACAAAGCCCATGAGATAATAAGCCAGGGAATTACAGGGGGCAAGATTTTCAAGTTTGTACCTGATAATTCACCGTCAGACCACATAAAAACATGTAGTAGCGGGAATCTGGAAAAGCCCAACGAGCTTCTCCAGAAATGGGTAGATCCAAAAATGAAAACGGAGGTGATATACTCAACGTTTTGCTTTACAGAAGACATGATAAAAGACTTGAAACAACGAAGCGGGGCTTCCACCTCTTTTGTTGCAGTGGCCGCACAATTTTAGAAATGTGTAATGAGAGCTCACGAGGTGCCCCTGGAAGAAGCCGTTTATTTCGTATTGCTGGTTGATTGCAGGGATCGTGCTAAGCCGCCTCTTCCTCCAACTTATTTTGGAAATTGTTTATCTTTTGGTTTGGCGCAGACAACAGCCAAAGCACTGACCAATTCCGACATTTCCTTCGCTGCAGATATTATCCAGCAACTCATCCATTCCTGCACTTCGGAGGCCCAGATTATTTTTCTGATCGATTGGGCAGAATCTCCAGGCTGACATTGTTTAAATTTACTTAAAGAAGCCAGGTGGGAATACGGAACGAATGTAGCAAGTTCTCCAAGATTTCCATTGTACGAAATTGATTTTGGATGGGGGAAGCCTGCGGACGTCCAGATCGCAACAATGAACGAAATTGGAATCATGTTTTTGTCATGTGCAAAGGATGGAGGAAAAAGCATTCTTGTATCCACTTGCCTTCCTCAACACTAGATGGAAGTCTTGCATCATCTTCTCTCTGTTGTAGTTGAATAACTTCTCTCTTACAGACTGCAAATTTCCTGGGCGAAAATTGTGATACAAGGTTTTGTATTTTGTGATCTGATTTCCTGGCTATTAAAATCAGAGATTGAGGAATAAGTAAAAATATTGACCGTGCtggttttatattttattaatatatttttgctttatttttgttGGTTCACATATCAATTATTTGTATTGGTAAATTCAAATATCAATTAATTGATATttaaaaataatgtaataaattttaagaaatatttatttaatattatcatAAAGAGGCAAGTTTCATACATAGATTGATATAATAAAAAAGTAAAATAACAATATCATAACAGGTCTGAAAATTTGGAGAGTAAAACTCCTCATGAGCCATACCCAAAAGATAAGCAACTCTATGTATAGTAGCACTACAACATAATGTCAAGATCATTTTAATAAGAAATGAATCAAAGGGAGACATATTATATATCATTATGCCTAGAGGAAGTTCTTCCACTATGCGTTGAAGGAatctctttcattttttattttagatcAAATTTGGTAGCATTTGTAGTCATAGAAGTTTGATATATCTAATGGTAAAAAATGAATAGATTAGAGAGACATCAATTTGGAATGAAGTAAAAAATAGATTGTTTATATCTAGATAGAAAGTCTTTTGGAGAAGTAGGAA is a genomic window of Cryptomeria japonica chromosome 7, Sugi_1.0, whole genome shotgun sequence containing:
- the LOC131856501 gene encoding hydroxycinnamoyltransferase 2-like, translated to MKKSLSSVLVYFYPLAGRLKKGDSGRTEVDCNDEGVEFREASINIPFKDLEKDGFHRKSFFPKLVHEIHLSVDENYSRPLLLIQATTFEGGGICIGTIFHHVINDGNSYWHFMTSWAECSRGVPLAKPPQHARTVFKRDKKSPLSISYKAHEIISQGITGGKIFKFVPDNSPSDHIKTCSSGNLEKPNELLQKWVDPKMKTEVIYSTFCFTEDMIKDLKQRSGASTSFVAVAAQF